In Arthrobacter sp. SLBN-112, a genomic segment contains:
- a CDS encoding heat shock protein transcriptional repressor HspR: MDISADQPIFVISVAAELADMHPQTLRQYDRLGIVKPSRAPGKSRRYSQRDVNMLREVQRLSQEGVSLEGIKRILELENQVAALQSRISELTEELARRPRAVDSRIFAAGAAGDVVSLSRGQRPRPRSQAVMLWRPRAIGK, from the coding sequence GTGGACATCAGTGCTGACCAGCCGATCTTCGTGATCTCCGTGGCGGCCGAGCTTGCAGACATGCACCCGCAGACGCTGCGGCAGTACGACCGGCTTGGCATCGTCAAGCCCAGCCGTGCCCCCGGGAAGTCCCGGCGCTACTCGCAGCGCGATGTCAACATGCTGCGGGAAGTGCAGCGGCTTTCCCAGGAAGGCGTGTCGCTGGAGGGAATCAAGCGCATCCTGGAACTTGAAAACCAGGTGGCCGCCCTCCAGAGCCGGATCTCGGAACTTACCGAGGAACTGGCGCGCCGGCCGCGGGCCGTGGATTCGCGCATCTTCGCGGCCGGTGCCGCAGGCGATGTTGTGAGCCTCTCCCGCGGGCAGCGGCCCCGGCCGCGGTCGCAGGCTGTTATGCTGTGGCGGCCGCGCGCCATCGGCAAGTAA
- a CDS encoding aldehyde dehydrogenase family protein, whose protein sequence is METYDALLASIAPAAGTGRIIFDPATGEAVGEAPIHDVDYLERAVAAAVAAQPAWAALGHDARSAVLLKAADAVERSAEELARLLSREQGKPLNGPNARFEVGACVAWLRATASLPLEPETIVDDGETRAELNYRPIGVVGAIGPWNWPMMITVWQLAPALRMGNTVVVKPSEYTPLSVLALVKVINEELPEGLLAVVSGGRDVGARLAEHPAIGKVMFTGSTATGSAIIKSSADTVKRLTLELGGNDAGIVLPDADPKAIAQDIFWGAFINTGQTCAALKRLYVHDDIYDAVCEELTAVAEAMPMGNGLDENNVLGPLQNKAQYDVVANLVEAARASGARVLLGGNPDTSQPGYFYPTTLVADIDNDNPLVAEEQFGPALPIIRYSTIDEAVEKANGLDVGLGASVWSRDLAAAREVAARIQAGTVWINRHGAVDPRIPFGGAKKSGYGVEFGVEGLKALGVPQVING, encoded by the coding sequence TTGGAAACCTACGATGCGCTCCTGGCGTCCATTGCCCCCGCTGCCGGCACCGGCCGTATCATCTTTGACCCGGCCACCGGCGAGGCCGTGGGCGAGGCCCCGATCCATGACGTCGACTACCTGGAACGCGCAGTGGCGGCGGCCGTCGCCGCGCAGCCGGCCTGGGCTGCCCTGGGCCACGATGCCCGGTCCGCCGTGCTCCTGAAGGCAGCCGACGCCGTCGAACGCTCCGCCGAAGAACTCGCCCGGCTGCTCTCCCGCGAGCAGGGCAAGCCGCTGAACGGACCCAACGCCCGGTTCGAGGTAGGCGCCTGCGTGGCCTGGCTGCGCGCCACCGCCAGCCTGCCGCTGGAGCCGGAAACCATCGTGGACGACGGCGAGACCCGCGCCGAGCTGAATTACCGGCCCATCGGCGTGGTCGGCGCGATCGGCCCCTGGAACTGGCCCATGATGATCACCGTCTGGCAGCTCGCTCCCGCCCTGCGCATGGGAAACACCGTAGTGGTGAAGCCCTCCGAATACACGCCGCTTTCCGTCCTTGCCCTGGTCAAGGTCATCAACGAGGAACTTCCGGAAGGCCTCCTGGCCGTGGTCTCCGGCGGCCGCGACGTCGGCGCCCGGCTGGCCGAACACCCGGCGATCGGCAAGGTGATGTTCACTGGTTCCACCGCCACCGGCAGCGCGATCATCAAGTCCTCCGCGGACACCGTCAAGCGGCTCACCCTGGAACTCGGCGGCAACGACGCCGGCATCGTCCTGCCCGACGCAGATCCCAAGGCCATCGCCCAGGACATCTTCTGGGGCGCCTTCATCAACACCGGCCAGACCTGCGCGGCCCTCAAGCGGCTGTACGTCCACGACGACATCTACGACGCCGTCTGCGAGGAGCTCACCGCCGTCGCCGAGGCCATGCCGATGGGCAACGGCCTGGACGAGAACAACGTGCTGGGCCCGCTGCAGAACAAGGCACAGTACGACGTCGTCGCCAACCTCGTGGAGGCGGCGAGGGCTTCCGGGGCACGCGTCCTGCTGGGCGGGAACCCTGACACCAGCCAGCCGGGCTACTTCTACCCCACCACCCTGGTGGCGGACATCGACAACGACAACCCGCTGGTAGCCGAGGAACAGTTCGGACCCGCCCTGCCCATCATCCGCTACAGCACCATCGACGAAGCAGTGGAAAAGGCGAACGGGCTCGACGTCGGCCTCGGCGCCTCGGTCTGGTCACGGGACCTGGCCGCCGCCCGCGAGGTGGCGGCGCGGATCCAGGCCGGCACCGTCTGGATCAACCGGCACGGCGCCGTGGACCCCCGTATCCCGTTCGGCGGAGCCAAGAAGTCTGGCTACGGCGTCGAATTCGGCGTCGAAGGCCTCAAGGCCCTGGGCGTCCCCCAGGTCATCAACGGCTGA